One window from the genome of Leptotrichia trevisanii DSM 22070 encodes:
- a CDS encoding SH3 domain-containing protein encodes MKKIKPKENTEVKKLPEINAPILGKTEKEKEFMVINKYGDWYYIIFEYPAGTGYIHKRQVEIIK; translated from the coding sequence ATGAAAAAAATAAAACCTAAAGAAAATACAGAAGTAAAAAAATTACCTGAAATTAATGCACCTATTTTGGGAAAAACTGAAAAGGAAAAAGAATTTATGGTAATAAACAAATATGGTGATTGGTATTATATCATTTTTGAATATCCTGCTGGTACAGGATATATACACAAAAGACAAGTGGAAATTATTAAGTAA
- the secY gene encoding preprotein translocase subunit SecY: protein MTLAEAVTSRVKAIFNIPELEKRVTFTLLMIMVARVGIHIAVPGINTEAFKNFQQGNAIAQFLNLFSGGAVERASIFALGIVPYINASIVFQLLGVIFPKIDEMQKEGGKERDKITQWSRYVTIVLAIIQSFGIAVLMQNQGLVLEPGPKFILSTVVLITGGTSFLMWISERISIRGIGNGTSMLIFLNIVAGLPSVISAMLAGLPSGMGKVLLGVSIVVFVVFIALMVIIQLAERRIPIQYAGKGSLGFGGGQSTVGKRTYLPLKINMSGVMPIIFASVLMAAPPFLVSMMKTGDLKNFLAAQFEPKGVLYLLLFAILITVFSFFYTLTIAFDPDKVSDDLKQSGGTIPTVRAGKETADYLEKVATRVTFGSAIFLSLLGIMPNIWFGYVLKLPVMLGGTSLLILVGTAVELLLQIDSYLAVKQMKSFVNRRNR, encoded by the coding sequence TTGACTCTAGCTGAAGCAGTAACAAGCAGGGTAAAAGCTATTTTTAATATACCCGAACTAGAAAAAAGAGTAACATTTACATTACTTATGATAATGGTTGCAAGAGTTGGAATTCACATAGCAGTTCCGGGAATTAATACAGAGGCTTTTAAAAATTTCCAGCAGGGAAATGCAATTGCTCAATTTTTAAATTTATTTTCGGGTGGAGCTGTTGAAAGAGCTTCAATTTTTGCATTGGGAATAGTCCCGTATATTAATGCTTCCATTGTATTTCAATTATTAGGAGTAATTTTCCCTAAAATAGATGAAATGCAAAAGGAAGGTGGAAAAGAACGTGATAAAATAACACAATGGTCAAGATATGTAACAATTGTATTAGCAATCATTCAATCATTTGGAATTGCAGTTTTAATGCAAAATCAAGGGTTGGTATTGGAACCGGGGCCAAAATTTATACTTAGTACAGTAGTTCTAATTACAGGAGGAACTTCATTCCTGATGTGGATTTCTGAAAGAATCTCAATAAGAGGTATCGGAAATGGTACATCAATGCTAATTTTCTTAAACATTGTTGCAGGATTGCCATCTGTTATTAGTGCTATGCTTGCAGGATTGCCTAGTGGAATGGGAAAAGTTTTATTAGGGGTATCAATTGTAGTATTTGTAGTATTTATTGCACTTATGGTAATTATACAGCTGGCTGAAAGAAGAATTCCCATTCAATATGCAGGAAAAGGAAGTCTTGGGTTTGGCGGGGGACAAAGTACAGTTGGGAAAAGAACATATTTACCATTAAAAATAAATATGTCTGGAGTAATGCCAATAATCTTTGCGTCAGTATTAATGGCAGCACCGCCGTTTTTAGTTTCAATGATGAAAACAGGAGATTTAAAGAACTTTTTGGCAGCTCAGTTTGAGCCAAAAGGAGTTTTATATCTATTATTATTTGCAATATTAATTACAGTATTTTCATTTTTCTATACACTTACTATTGCTTTTGATCCAGATAAAGTATCTGATGATTTGAAGCAGAGCGGGGGAACAATTCCTACGGTAAGAGCTGGAAAGGAGACGGCTGATTATTTGGAAAAAGTTGCTACAAGAGTAACGTTTGGGAGTGCGATTTTCCTATCATTATTGGGTATTATGCCAAATATCTGGTTTGGATACGTCCTAAAACTTCCAGTTATGCTTGGAGGAACAAGTTTACTGATCTTAGTCGGAACTGCGGTGGAATTATTGTTACAAATAGATTCTTACTTAGCAGTTAAACAAATGAAGAGTTTTGTAAATAGAAGAAATCGTTAA
- the rplO gene encoding 50S ribosomal protein L15 produces the protein MNLNELRPAAGSKRERRRVGRGHGTGWGKTAGKGHNGQKQRSGSYVSPIFEGGQMPIIRRIPKRGFSNAPFKKDIIVITLANIVEKFNDGDVVSLQTLVENGIVKNPKFITKYSDEVLRNTKGRRAVREYLNVNIESYVKEKDFTSLLKIIGNAEVNKKLTVKAHKVSKTAKELIEKAGGNVELLEVRSYSAKAGNNKKEDGNK, from the coding sequence ATGAATCTTAATGAATTAAGACCTGCTGCTGGATCGAAGAGAGAAAGAAGAAGAGTAGGAAGAGGACACGGAACTGGTTGGGGAAAAACTGCCGGTAAAGGTCACAATGGACAAAAACAAAGATCAGGTTCATATGTATCACCTATATTTGAAGGTGGACAAATGCCTATTATTAGAAGAATTCCTAAAAGAGGATTTTCTAATGCACCATTTAAAAAAGATATAATTGTAATTACATTGGCTAATATTGTTGAAAAATTTAACGATGGAGATGTAGTTAGCTTACAAACATTAGTTGAAAATGGAATAGTTAAAAACCCTAAATTTATAACAAAATATTCTGATGAGGTTTTAAGAAATACAAAAGGTAGAAGAGCTGTAAGAGAATATTTAAATGTAAATATTGAATCATATGTAAAAGAAAAAGATTTTACAAGTCTATTAAAAATTATAGGGAATGCAGAAGTTAATAAAAAATTAACTGTAAAAGCACACAAGGTTTCTAAAACAGCTAAGGAATTAATTGAAAAAGCTGGAGGAAATGTAGAATTATTAGAAGTAAGATCATATTCAGCTAAAGCAGGAAATAATAAAAAAGAAGATGGGAATAAGTAA
- the rpmD gene encoding 50S ribosomal protein L30, with product MSKVKVTLVKGINGRKPNHVATVKSLGLRKISQSAVHNKTADIEGKIKLVSYLLKVEEV from the coding sequence ATGTCTAAAGTAAAAGTAACGCTTGTAAAAGGAATTAATGGAAGAAAACCTAATCATGTTGCGACTGTAAAATCACTTGGATTAAGAAAAATCAGTCAAAGTGCAGTTCATAACAAAACTGCTGATATTGAAGGAAAAATTAAATTAGTTTCTTATTTACTTAAAGTAGAGGAGGTTTAG
- the rpsE gene encoding 30S ribosomal protein S5, whose translation MARDRDNRERESEYKERLLRISRVSKTVKGGRRISFSVLAAVGDEKGKVGIGLGKANGVPDAIRKAIANAKKNLVTVSLKGGTLPHEQIGKYNATSVLLKPASKGTGVIAGSATRELLELAGVKDVLTKIRGSKTKDNVARATLEGLKQLRSLEDVARLRGKSVEEILG comes from the coding sequence TTGGCTAGAGATAGAGATAACAGAGAAAGAGAAAGTGAATATAAAGAAAGACTTTTAAGAATAAGCAGAGTTTCTAAAACTGTTAAAGGAGGAAGAAGAATTTCGTTCTCAGTATTAGCAGCTGTTGGAGATGAAAAAGGAAAAGTAGGTATCGGTTTAGGAAAAGCTAACGGTGTACCTGATGCAATCAGAAAAGCCATCGCAAATGCTAAGAAAAACTTAGTAACTGTTTCATTAAAGGGTGGAACATTACCGCATGAGCAAATTGGTAAATATAATGCAACTTCTGTATTATTAAAACCAGCTTCAAAAGGGACAGGAGTTATCGCTGGTTCAGCAACTAGGGAATTATTAGAGTTAGCAGGTGTAAAAGATGTGCTTACAAAAATTAGAGGTTCAAAAACTAAAGATAACGTTGCAAGAGCAACTTTAGAAGGATTAAAACAATTGCGTTCTCTTGAAGATGTAGCAAGACTTAGAGGAAAATCAGTTGAAGAAATTTTAGGATAA